A region of the Culex quinquefasciatus strain JHB chromosome 1, VPISU_Cqui_1.0_pri_paternal, whole genome shotgun sequence genome:
gaagccatTCCGGGATTGACTAAGTTTCTTGCAGAAtttacgcgtttcgttggatTGATACAGCTGTTTCATGTCCGGGCACTCCAAATCATCTACCTCGAAATTGAATCACAATCCCTGAAAAATGCAGCCGGTGCCCTTACCTGCAGCTGGCTCAGCTGCATCAACTTTTCACTCTGTTCAGCGGTAAGATCGAACAAATCTCGGTCCGGCCTCTCGCAAATCCAGCAAACCTCCTGTGAGTGCTGGAACTTTACCGCAATGGGGTCCATTTTTGTGTCAGCAAATGTAAATTTTAGAGgattacaaattaatttactaTTTTCAGCAGAAATTTGTGTGTTAAATCTTCAGCTAAAGTTCGGTGTACTGTTTGTATACAGTGTGGAGCCGTCTGACGTTTTGATGTACACTGAAAAAGTAAGACACTTTTTATCGTTTGTGTCTGTCATTAAACGGGTCAAACAAAAGATTTCGTTTTCGAACTTCGTGCTTTAATTTTTCAGTGCATGTGTGTTTGACattcaaaagtttgtttgtAAACATTGCAGTTTGACATTTTCCTAAAACTTCATcttaatttgaacattttgaagttaaatATCAACTAAATCGCACATAATTTCATCGAGCATCTAATGTTGTCacatcagcactttgacattcaattacagctagAATTACAGCTTCTAAgatgcgttttcaactgaaatcaagtaATGAACAACTCCGTAGGATATGAGCAAACAAGTTTCCATCAAAACGTTTGCAAAAACATTTTACAGTGAAAACggcaaatgagatgaaaatagGATCGAATTGTTAACCTGCCAAACAGATGTAAAGAATAAGAAGAATGAATCAAAGGACAACTCAATAAGTTCATACGTTTACGGGACAGATTCGTATCGCTtcgcggaattaaaaggaacaactcgcctctttgtattcacagtaatgcattctgctaaaacacCCAATTAAACCACAACTACAAAGTGTGATTTGATGATCTGGACccactaaaccttaaccaattgAGCTCAATCCTTCAGTATGGAAACCTCGGTAAAGCTCGAAACGCCCGCTTCATCCCAGCCGGAAGCGTGCTGGATCTGCGAGCTGCCGGCGCCCGTGCACGACCTAACCGCCGACCGAAATGCCCATCTGGCCAAAAAGCTGGCGTCGTTGACCAGGGGAGATCTCAACCGGGAGCATCGACGAAGTCTATGCGGTGATTGCACCGTGAAACTGAACGACGCGTACCGGTTTGTACAGCGGTGCGTTGAAGCTGAGCAACGACTTGGTGGCGATCCGGAGGTGAAGGTTGAACAGGAGGAGGATCACTTTGTGGAGTGTATGGTGGAAATCAAACCGGAAGAAGAGGAGGAACCGCTGGAAGCGAAGCTAGATGGCGAGCAGGAAGATGAGAGCGCGCAATCGGAGGGCTTCAGCGACGAGGGGAGGATTCCGATTTTGAAGTCGAGGAGGAGCAGCCTAAAGAAGGGGATCGAGGAAAAGCGAACCGAAGGCCAAAACGTTTCAGTGCGAAACGTGCGACGCCACGTTCGATGTGAGGAAGGACCTGCACCAGCACATCAAAACTCACGGCAAACGGCGGTTCCCGTGCAAGCTGTGCGATCGTATCTTCGTTCGGAAGGCCACCCTGCAGGACCACATGAACAAGCACGAGGGCGTTAGGAAGTACAACTGCGACAAGTGCGGCAAGACGTTCACGCAGCGCGCAAATTTGATCCGGCACGTGAAGAATATCCACCTCAACGAGAAGGGCTTCCCGTGCAGCTACTGCGCCAAGCAGTTTGCCTCCAAGAACAACCTCGAGGTGCACGAGCTGACCCACATCACGGTGAAGAActttgcgtgcgagcagtgccCGCGGGCGTTCAAAACCGAGGCCCTGCTGAAGCGCCACCGGATTGTCCAGCACTTTCCGGAAGAGCAGAGTGGCacggccgccgccgccgaccCCGATGAAAAGGGAGCGAAGAATCTGCCGCAGTCGCGGGTTACGGACACGAGGGAGTGAAATCTGCCACCAGGAGCTGTCGAGCTACGCGGCGCTTCGTACGCACATGCTGCGCCACTCGGAACCGGTCTTTATGTGCAGCGCGTGCGGGAAACGGTGCACGACGAAGAACTTGTTGAAGCTGCACATGCGAAGTCACTCCGACGAGCGCCCGTTCGCTGCGACGTCTGTCCCGGCAAGTTCAAGTGGGAAAGACCCTGCAGGAGCACAAGCTGATTCACACCAAGGAGAAGCCGTTCCAGTGTGACATTTGCGAGAAGTGGTTCCGTACGAAAACGCTGCTGAGAAGTAAGAGGAGACTAAATTATTCCAGAAATCCAACTAACGCGAACCTTTCAATTTCAGACCACAAATTTCTTCACACCGGGTTGCGGCCGCACGTGCGTTATTTGCAACAAGGACTTCCGGTGGCGCTTCAATCTTAACCTGCACATGAAGGTGCATCAGGGAAGGAAGCCGGATGGGGCCGGGCCAGAGGAAGCCAGCCCAGCTACGTAGAGTTACGAATAAAAGTTTGAGCGCGAAAACAATGCCGTGTTCTTTTCAAGTCCTTCGAAAAAAGTCCCGACTTCGTTCCAGCTTGGAATCGTGAAATAAGTTTATTTGTATGGATTAGTACTAACACAATTGTCTCAGCGCTTGTCGCTGGCCAGCAACTGATCATCTCCTTAAACTGCGACAGGATCTTGTTCTCGCGCTTCTGGCGTTCCTCCTTGCTGAACATGGCCAGCGCGCTTCTCGTCCGCCGAGTAGATCTGGTTTTCCTTCCGGATACGAACCGCCTCCATGCGGCGATGTCTGCTTCCGCTCATCACGTACCCGACGTCCTCAAAGTTGGCGATCTCGTCCGACGTCAGCCCGATCTCACCACGCCGCGGAATGCGCTTGCCCTCGGTAACGTACGCGGCCATGGCCACCTTCACCGGGCAGCAGCGCCCGGCCAAGGTCCTTCAGGTTAAGGTTGCCGCTGTTCTTGACCGGCCCCACAATTTCTGTCCCATCATCCTCACCCACCGCCGTTGCGCCCTTGGAACTTCCCGCCCTGGCCAGCCCACCGGATTTGTCCTTCTCGACC
Encoded here:
- the LOC6045218 gene encoding zinc finger protein codes for the protein SCTCEVTPTSARSLRRLSRQVQVGKTLQEHKLIHTKEKPFQCDICEKWFRTKTLLRNHKFLHTGLRPHVRYLQQGLPVALQS
- the LOC119765018 gene encoding oocyte zinc finger protein XlCOF19-like, which codes for METSVKLETPASSQPEACWICELPAPVHDLTADRNAHLAKKLASLTRGDLNREHRRSLCGDCTVKLNDAYRFVQRCVEAEQRLGGDPEVKVEQEEDHFVECMVEIKPEEEEEPLEAKLDGEQEDESAQSEERRGSRKSEPKAKTFQCETCDATFDVRKDLHQHIKTHGKRRFPCKLCDRIFVRKATLQDHMNKHEGVRKYNCDKCGKTFTQRANLIRHVKNIHLNEKGFPCSYCAKQFASKNNLEVHELTHITVKNFACEQCPRAFKTEALLKRHRIVQHFPEEQSGTAAAADPDEKGAKNLPQSRVTDTRE